The window CCTAAGGAAGGTCATTTACTTACAAAACCAAAGATCCTACTTATCAGAAGCTTCACTCACCTTCTGcagttttttaaaggaagatgcCTTCATATTTTCTGACAATTTAACAGAAAAATACTATTAGTTACATTAAGGAATAAGCAATTAAGATCACGAGAGGTAACCTTCTGAATTCCTATGTAATTCTAAAAACAAAGCTATATGGAAATATCTAGGAAAAGTAAGAAATAAGTTTCCAAGAGgtaatgaagtttttatttttaaaacttctaattCCACGCTATTTCAGTAGCATCATCATAATCAAAGCAAAATACCTTAATCCTGTAGCACTTATCCAAATTACTTCTAAAACCTTCCAAAAAGGAAGTTACTCTATTATAGTCTTCCTTTTCAATATGGGGAGATACATTCTCTTCTCTTGATTCTCCTTTATGTTACAATCTTACCAATACTCTCTCCCAATTGAATAAAACAAgaagtttaattaaaacaatactTAGCTCCAGAAAAAAGCAAATGGTAACCTTTTAATGAGATCACTGGGTCTTCTAATGAAAAAGGATACAAAATCTCTAAGTTGTCCAAATATTTCATCCACTTTAccaatttgttctttgttctctaAATAAACTGGAGCATTAAAATAAGGCACCTTATTTTCGTCTGTGGTACATTTACAAACTATGTCATCTTCACAGGGATGCAGGAACTCTCCTAATACTGAAATAGgacaagaaaatgttaaaatataaaacagtttcAAATGATATTGACCAACATCATCTGGAAGCTTTCTTCTTGGGTACCTgggatttcatttatctgttctcctctgaggcaaaaaaaaaaaaaaaaaaaaaaaaaaagccaaaaactcCACATTAGCTCTGTGACCTGGGGTAAGATTCTTTTCTCTGATTCACTGTCCTATTCTTAATAAGGGCAAATAGCAATACCAACACCCTACATATATTACTATGAGGAATAAACACAATAATAAATGTCAGGTGCTTAGAAAGGTGCCTGGCACATTAAGGCCATCCAACATATAACAGGTGTTTTATTATAacaataagtattattattaaacacCATGCTTACATTCTGTCTCTTCATTTCCCCAGTCCCTAATTGTAAATCagtctttgttctccttttttcctccctttttataACTTCCTACTACCACCTCTTTACCAATGACTCTTCACTCTTTTTCAGGGACGTGTGGAATCCAAAATAACTAGCTTTATTTCTGACCGTCACCCCAAACTAAAAAACTCATCACATCCCTCCAAAACCAATTATTCATCCCTATCACCCAAAATCCAAACCTGGAACCTTTTACTCCCAAAAATTAGCCAAGTTCTACTGAATTTATTTCCATTGAAATTCCTCTCCCATCAAACCCgtccttttttcctcctcactTTCACTACCCTCACAGTGCATCATGCACGGACTGTTGCATGCTTGTGGGCTGGGACCTATGACTCTAGCCATTGCACTCTTCAAACCATTTTGCACACTGATCCAACCAGTGTGAGGTTGCACTCTCTTCATCACTTCTCCTTTTTGATGTAGGCTTCTACTATCAAATCTGTCTCACATCCCAGGACTTCCATCCCACCTCATTGATAATTACTTCAAATCTACTCTCATTGGGTTTTTTCCTTGGCTTCCCTCCCCTCTGTAGATTCCCTAACAAGCAATTTTCCTCACTTCTCTTATTTATGAAAAGCAATGGAGAGCacgggctttggagtcagaaaacGTGGCTTTGTAGCTCAAACGGATCACTTATTAATATGATGCCAGCAAAGAAACTTATTACTACGACCCTAGCAAAGAAACTCAACTCTCAcggttttcttacctgtaaaacgGGGACAACAAGAATAAACACACAGTATTGCCTACTTAATAACTTCCTTTCAGCCCAAGCTCAAGTTCCACCTCCACGACGCATTCTAAGTGTTGTTCTGCTTTCTTGATCTCCCCTTTACATTTGAGCGCTACAACACGATTGTAAGTCAGCTTACAGCATCTCCAGACCCGATTCCCCAACCAAGCAGCAACTTCCATAGGAGAGCTGCTAGAGCTACCTTTCAGCACGCTCACTTCCCATACTTAAACCCACAACCTCCGCCCCCAAGTAGGTTAAGCTTTGAAACCGACATACAAACTACGTGTTCCGGAGGTCCTTGGTCTTGGCCTTTGTTAAAGCCTCCGCGGCCACCTCCTCGTCCAAATCCTCCTCTACCACCACCGCCGCCTCGGAAATTACCGCCTCCACCTCGGAAGTGGTTGTTGCTTCCGCCGCGACTGAAGCCACCACCTCGATTAAAGCCTCCACGACCACCGCCTCGAAAAGACATGCTTACTCTACCTGGTAAGAAAAACAGTACGTATCTTTTTGGTCATTGTGGCCTCTGGGTCCACCACCCTCTGTGCCACGGTCAGAACATCATACAGCGGGACAGTAATAAGTGCAGCAACCTTGCCACCTCACCCAAGGCCAAGCCGCCAGAGATGAACCCGAGGGTGAGGAGTGTCACCTTCCCGTTGCCCTGTGCGCGCGGACCGACCGCTCACCAGCCTCTCCGCCCCCGGTCAGTATCTCCTCCCCCAGCAGGCAGAAAGGTCTTCACGCCacattcccttccttcccccctccctccgtAGCCAGTCCCGCGTCCAGACATCCTCAGACCCCTCTGCTCGCTACCGCAACGCACCGGAGCCACGTGCACCTCAGGCCccgctgcccccacccacccgccAGCCCGGTACTTCCGCCGTGAACGAGCCTCCTCGGCCACCGTACCGCACAAAGGTGGCGGGGAGCGACCAGAAATTCGAACGACTGATTTACAAAAAAGCCAGTCACCGGCAGAACCGGGGGCGCTGTCACATTTCCAAAACAGCCTTCAGCGCTGGAAGAGCGGCAATACGACCCACCGTCAAACAGTAGTTTACGGCAGTCACGTCCGCTTGCCTACGGAGGAGCGGAGGAAATGACGTATAATAGTGGCGTCCGTTGAATCGAGAAGTGGCCGGAAGTGCGGCCGCGCTGTTGCCCCGGGTGATGGTTGGCGTGAGAGTTCCGCCCCCCTCTCCCCGGGACCTGGCGGTTCCAGGTGGCTGGGAGCTGGTGGGGAGCCCTGGCTTCTCAGGCTGCAGAATGGTCTCCTCGTTGGTTAGTTCGTCGCCAgccccagcaattgtactgcccCATCTCTGAGTTTGCAGCTGCGCTGTACCCAGGGGTGGATCTGGTGGGGTCGCAACCCGCGCAGGGCTTCCTGCGTTCTGCTGAGCGCGTCTGTTTCTTCCGGACCTTTTGAAGTAAGCTCGACTGCGAGGTGAACTGTGGCGGTTCTTTTGTCCTGTCGTTACACTTCGttaaaggaaggggaaaagtgcgtgcatgtgtgttcttttctttaaaaatgttttttctaaaaataaaataagttaaaatgttttttctttaaaagcatattttatgtAACAAAAAACGAAGccgtattttaaaaaaattattttaaagatttcatttattcattcaggagagacacaggcagagggagaagaggctccatgcagggagcccgacatgggactcgatcccgggtctccaggatcacgccctgggctgaaggcggcgctaaactgctgagccaccggggctgccctaagctgtatttttatcttttacgccaaatagtttatttaatttgtcaagactttttttttctttttaaccttttagttaggtgatctctacacccaacctagGGCTCGAACTGACAGCTGGGAGGGAAGAGTGGcaggctcttctgactgagccggccagggGTCCCTGGAGAGGAGGTTTTGAGCACTGACACAGGCCATGGACCATCTATGCTACAAGCCCCtctatcctttttttcctttaagaccTTAATACCTAATTTAAGCTTCCGGTGAGATTTCTCTACCAAGGAAAGCTAGTGATCTCCTATTTGTTAAATTTGGTTGGTCTCTTTTATACTGGAATCTTTCGAGACCTTCCTTCCTTTGGTATTTGACACAGTCCACCTCCTCTTCTTTGAAAGGGTGCGGATTGGTACCTGCTTCAGAGGGCTGATGTAATTGGGAAAGAACTTTGTGAACTTCGCTATGGGAATACTagtgatgtagttttggaaatataggtgaggtttgctGGGGTGAAGTCCAGAGCCAaccaccaagaaagaattcttgagatgtctttggtgcaaaatggtggtggggggggggggttgtttgtttttttgtttgttgtttgtttgtttgtttgtttgtttgtttaaagcaTGGGGGCAGGACCCACAGGCAGGAAGAGTGCTGCTGCCCCGGGCTAGTGAGGgctggctgattatatacctgagAGTTGAaggtaaggaaaagggaagtTTCAAAAAGATTTCCATATGTTGGGGAGGACCTgtaagatactggaggccttgcagTTGTCAAGTTGATATGAGAGAGCTTGGGTCTTGCCtcatggagttgaagaatgaatctcatggacaatAGAGAGTGAGCAAAGCGATAAAAGTTTAGTAAGCagagggaaacctgggtggcacagcggtttggcgcctgcctttggcccagggcacgatcctggagacccgggatcgagtcccacgtcaggctcccggtgcatggagcctgcttctccctctgcctgtgtctctgcctctctctctctctctgtgactaaaataaatgaatgaatgaataaataaataaataaagtttagtaAGCAGAGGTACAGAGAAATCTCTCAGAAGCCAGAGGGGTCCCCACAGGATTGCCACAGGGCTTTTAGTGGCAGTCTTTGAGAACCGGGCCAGGGAGCCCTATGGCCTTGACATTCTTGTGCAGTCTTGGATTGATCAGAGAGTATTGATAACACCATAATGACTGACTTCTTTGTGGTCTGGTGAGTTTCCGTGATTACTTAGGAAACCATCAAAGGGAGATACTCCccaacattttggagctaggaagccaggtttattatttttctctgtttttactgtctttgttttcttgggatgggtgggagcctgactctggaccTTTCATTTATGGGAACCCACAGATTTCTGGGAACTTGATTCTCAGCCTTTCCCTTaactttccctgcctagccccatttgCGGCTCATTCCTACATCaaagttaaggttgtttttcctcTAGCagggcattaacattaagatacTTGGGAACTTCCTGGGGGAAAGTCACATATATTCCCACCCAGGAGTGGAAGGGGGTGTTGCAGGGTGTGAGCTTGTGCTTTGTTCTCAGCTAgccttctgttccctcatcacTAGGAATTACAATATGTCTTCTGCACTATTCTAAGCCCCTAAGAAGCCTACATATAAAAGGAActtgataaatgtatttttattcatattggtaaatgtattttaaatactgtATATCATGAAGAATATTACTCATAACTGCCCTGCTCTATTTTGCTTTGCATAACTGCCCTGCTCTATTTTGCTTtgcttcatttaacttttatgttCAGCGTTTAGCTCCATTTGGGGTCCACTGTTATTTCTAACTCACTgtgataaaaattattgaagttttATAAGACCTTCAGGATTACCTGGTTCCCCTTTATTTTACTTCTTGACAGCAAGAAAGTAACATTCAGAGACGTGAAGTAACTTCAGCCACTTAGAGGAACAAAGTAGAACCCTAGAGTCTCAGAGTTTTCAGTCCGTTTCGGTCCCACCCCTCACCTCTTATTCTTCCCAAATTGTGCGTCATTCCAGTTCCCTGTTAGTCTTCATGATAGCACCATACCCTTGGTTTCTGAATCTTTGGACTCAGACCTCTGAGTACTCTCCTCTATCATTGTTATCAATCTAATTTGTTACACAATAAGAgaaactaatacagattttggtTCTCAGCGCAAACAGGATGTTTGCGCTGAGAAGTGGACTGTGGTAATACTTCCAAGAAAATAGGCGAGATTTTGCCAAATTCTTTGAAGATCAAGAATGGCTGCAGAAACTAGCCTGCTTAGGAGACATTTTTTCCTTACATGACCTTGTTGAATTGGTTGagtatgtggggctcaatctcacgaccttgagatcatcacATTGGACTTTAAGTCATGTTTGTAAAACAGTTTCTAACAAAGTGTAAAACAAGAAAACTACACAaggaaatcagaaaggaaaaatgaaatctttataatTCACTCTTAATGACAAGCTCCATGTTTTGCAATCACAAAATTACAAAACAGCAGGGAGGCATCTGAGTCATAGCTTTACTTAGAATTtactccttgatttttcttttaatcatatCAGGGAAAGTTTGTTTGCTCTCTGGTAGCTGTGGGTAtggagaggctgggggaggatAAGGAGATACAGTtcaagagggagaagctgatgcCATCAGCCTATCACTACCCTCTCAGTACAATTCAGCACTCACTAATTATCAATAGCATCCCCTATCTCACATCAAAAACAGAGTGGACTCTACCAAATGGACATAGTCATGCAGACACTGCCATATAGCTGAAAAATCTCTAGCAAAATTACTAACAGAGCTGCTTGATCACTTTTCATTACTGCAAGTACTGGCATTGCATGGAGAAGGaaagtcaaaaaaattaaaaattttcccttttttttttgaattcctaGTGACTTCTCACAGAACTCCTAACGGCATCTGCAGAACCCAACTGAGAAATCTACACTAGATTCTAAGTTCCCGAAGAATGGACACTACAGTTTGTTTTGGAATCctaagcatttagcacagtgcctataaaaaaaaataatgcccaATAAGTATTTGTTACCTGAACTAAACTGAActttataatttgaatttctGACCATTTATTGTGTTTGTCAACGAAGTGACTACAGAATAATGGACAAAGAGATTATAAAAGAAATggaggggggatgcctgggtggctcagcgttgagcatctgccttcagctcagggcatgatcccgggatccaggatcgagtcccacatcaggctccttgcaggaagcctgcttctccctctgcctgtgtgtctgcctctctctctctctctctctctctctctcatgaataaataaataaataaaatctttttaaaaaatggggggaaaaagagaaagcatataAGTAGCATACATCCATTTGTGCTACTGAAAAgttagtaattaaaattaaaattcttggtAAGGAGATATTCTAaacaacagagaagagaaagggctGAAAAACCTTATACTAGAACAAGATGTTCTAAGGACttagccagggatccctgggtggtgcagcggtttggcgcctgcctttggcccagggcgcgatcctggagacccgggatcgaatcccacgtcaggctcccggtgcatggagcctgcttctccctctgcctgtatctctgcccctctctctctctctgtgactatcataaataaataaaaattaaaaaaaaaaatttaaggacttAGCCAAAGTTGACTATAAATTGGAAACAATATGAActcatgactttcttttttaaaacttttattattaaaatttcaaacataaaagtTCAGAGAGCAGTATAACAAACCTCATAATTCAGTTTCAACAATTACCAGCATTTTGCAAATCTTGTTTCATCTATCCCTTccttattataatatatataattataaattatgcatataaacatttttttttagattttattcattcataagtgaaacagaggcagagacattgacagagggaaaaacaggctccccacaggggacccgacatgggattcaatcctcggacccaggatcatgccccgagccaaaggcagatacataaccactgagctacccaggcatccttaaaatattttattttatttttttttaataaatttattttttattggtgttcaatttaccaacatacagagaaacacccagtgctcatcccatcaagtgcccccctcagtgcccgtcacccattccccccgcaccccctgccctcctccccttccaccacccctagatcatttcccagagttaggagtctttatgttctgtctccctttctgatatttcccacacatttcttctcccttcccttatattccctttcactattgtttatattccccaaatgaatgagaacatacactgtttgtccttctccgattgacttacttcactcagcataataccctccagttccgtccactttgaagcaaatggtgggtatttgtcgtttctaatggctgagtaatattccattgtatacataaaccacatcttctttatccattcatttttcgatggacaccgaggctccttccacagtttggctattgtggccattgctgctagaaacatcggggtgcaggtgtcccggcgtttcattgcatctgaatctttggggtaaatccccaacagtgcaattgctgggtcgtagggcaggtttatttttaactctttgaggaacctccacacagttttctagaggggctgcaccagttcacattcccaccaacagtgcaagagggttcccttttctccacatcctctcgaacatttgtggtttcctgccttgttaattttccccattctcactggtgtgaggtggtatctcattgtggttgtgatttgtatttccctgatggcaagtgatgcggagcattttctcatgtgcatgttggccatgtctatgtcttcctctgtgagatttctcttcatgtcttttgcccatttcatgattggattatttgtctctttggaaaatattttattttaaaaatatatattcttaaatttgtgattccaaaatattttatcttataattatttataaattactattatatattttttattttatatgtatgtatgtatttgagggGGGGGCTAGAGTATTTTGTGGTAAGCTTCACATAGCATTTCATCCATAAATCTCCAccagaggactttttttttcccagaggacTTTCTAAACATATCACAATACCATTATCACACTAAACTAAAgtaataattccttaatatcagcTAGTAACAGTCCATGTAGAATTTTCCCAGACTatttcaaaatgacttttaatggttgctttgagggcagcccaggtggctcagtggtttagcaccaccttcaacccagggcatgatcctggatgcctggaatcgagtcccgcatcaggctccctgcatggggggtactctgcctgtctctctctctctctctctctctctctctctgtttcttatgaataaattttaaaaaataataattatgacagCCCACGTATTTACTTGAACCTACAGACATatgtgcgtttgtgtgtgtgcataaaataGTTGTCAAATGTTGATGTTATTAATTACAGACTGCTGaatcctttttaagattttgtttgtatcAATTTGCTGACATTTTACTTGGACTTTTTGCACCTATAGTCATAAATGAagttaatctttctttttatttttcttgtgctgTACATTCTGGTTGTATAGATCCTTGTTAGGATCTCTGCGTGGATGATTGTGCAGGAGAGGGGTACAGCGGGATGTGAGGCCTCAGGAGCTTTCCTATGGcttatttttcaaatgcagaGACTTCCTGAACCCCATGAAGTTGTATATACCTGGAATGCTTCTTTGCGTCTCCTGCCTCACTATCCACTCAGGAACTGCTAAGTTAGAACCTGTTGGGCAGAGAGCCTTCTGTAGACTTTATCTTGGAACAAATGCTGAAGTAAGTTGCCCCAAGAATGGGATACGGGCTCAGGGCACCTGACTGTCTCAGTTGACAGAGCAGGTAACTCTTTTGgtcttggggttttgagttcaagcccctcataggttggggtagagattactttaaaaataataaaagaatgggCTACTGGCTCAATTGTTCTGATCTTTCTTTAATTGACCACCTAGTCCATCACTTCTCTCAGATTCTactgtctccatttattttgtggTTTCCCTTATTCTGGATACCTCGCTGTCACCTATATAACATTTCTTAAACTTTGAGTTTTGCAATTAATCTTTTCCTCTGTTATACATCTTCAGTAACTCTTCACTGTTTATATCCTATTGATGGAATCCCTCTTCAGTTTTTGATGGTgcaatggaattatttttatttttatatttattttcaatgacATGTTGGGAGGGAAGAGATACTAACTATAGAGAATGTCAGTCATTATGAACCATCTATTACACTTTTTTAATTGTTGATAAGAAAGTCATTTTCttctattgattttgtatctagTCATTTTAATAACTGACATTAGGTCTAATACTTTTTCAAGCACTTTTATCTAAGTAGACTCATTTTATCTGCAAATAATGGCAATTTTGTCTCTTCTACcgcaatattttttttcatatttattgcctccaatagcaacaacaacattTAAATACATCATCTTTGATTTTTATGGGTTTGCCTCTAGTGTTTCACCATTGTACATGGTGTTTACTGTTGGTTTCTATCCTTTATGATAttaatgatatttgttctttttccagattgctcactttttaaaaattaagaatttatgtTAAACTCATATTAAACACCTTTTCcatattttatgatataattatacagattatcttatttaatctattttaattaattaaaaattttaatatactgaATTATATAAATAGATATCCTAATGTTGAACATCCTTGTAAATTTCTAAAATGCTCCCCACTTGGtcattatattgtttttaatatggTGTAATTTGTAATGTatactttgctaatattttatttaggatcattacatataaatgaatgattataattattaacttaaagatttatttcagaggcCTGTCTTACCATTTTTTGAGTATTGCTAATCAATTGGAGTgctcggggcagcccaggtggctcagcggtttagcgctgccttcagcccagggtgtgaccctgggggtccgggatcgagtcccatgttgggctccctgtatggagcctgcttctccctctgcctgtgtctctgcatgcCCTCCACccctcgctctgtgtctctcatgaataaataaataaacaaatcttaaaaaaaataaattggagtgcttttcatctttttctgtgtTCTAGAAAAGTTTAAATAACAGAAGAATGATCTTTCTTAAAAGGgttagtaaaataaaatctttaaaaaaaataggggctcttggctggcttagtcagtagagtatgtgactcttgatcttggggttgtaaattcaaaccccacattgggtgtagatattacttaaaatctttttaaaaagaaagagttaGTAAAAGTGTCATTAGGGGTTAAAATctttaacttttctattttttcttagctattaatttatttgaattttctaccTCTCCTTGCATAAATTAttctgatcattttattttccttgaaattttcATCTGGATCTTCAGATTATTTGATAAATTGCACATACTTTTATTACTTAAGGTTCTAAGTGACAAGCTACCAAACCAACTCTGAATAActttagcaaaagaaaattcatttggcAGATAATAGGATGTTCAGACTATTGACAGAAGGCTAAGAAGTTAGGCTTAAGAACTGAGGATGGTCAGGAAGGTGAAAAGGAATCACAGGAAACTTGTCTTATAACTAACAGCTAAATTGTCTGACTGGtgcactgctgctgctgcttcaaTATATAATTCCCAATTGGTTCTTCTGTTCTTTTATCACTTAATTCAAGATTCAGACATGAGGAAAAAAGACTCTTTCATTAGTCTCTTCTCTAAAAGGGAATGGAAAGAGGCTGGATATGGATTTCTTAACTTGTTTTGAAAAGCAGGTGCTGGGAATTATTCTCCCACCCAAATAACCCATAATAGAAGAGCAATAATTCCACAAAGAGAATTGGGAACCTATTATGAAGGAAAATGGATGTTGGCAGCCCCCCTAAAAATTGCCACTTCAACAGCTTTCCTCTAAAATATTTaaccctctctcttttttaatttctcaaaatcaTTCATTGGTTTATATATCAAATCTGCTACTTTTTTACTTTCTGGTTTCTTTACTATTGCttatgtctttattatttcctttttatcacttgattcattttattcttttaatgctATCCTGAGTTGTATGCTTTTATTGTtgtaaaaaatttataatttggatatttttgctgttgttttctaTTCATTCTAATCACCCCTTTGCTTTAAAATTGTTTCAGTTGAATTTCTTTTAGAGATAAGAACCTTGATGCTAGTTTTAGCAATATTATAAAGTGTATCAATAAGAATTTAGTCAGTGAAACCTAAACAATTGTAAGTATTTTAAACAGGAAAGAAGATCAGAAACAGTTCTTGTTCACATGGGATAAGCAACAATATACATTACAGTTTTTCCATAGATCTTATCTCCCATCTTCTGTCATAATAAAGTCTGAAGAGATTTGGATCATCTGGATTTCCTGTAAAGCATCACACTGTTCCATTACGTTGATGGTTTTACCTTGATGAGAGCAGGTAAGCGAGAGGTGGCTAGCCTGCTAAATGCcttaaaaagatacatgtactCCAGGAGA is drawn from Vulpes vulpes isolate BD-2025 chromosome 4, VulVul3, whole genome shotgun sequence and contains these coding sequences:
- the GAR1 gene encoding H/ACA ribonucleoprotein complex subunit 1, whose product is MSFRGGGRGGFNRGGGFSRGGSNNHFRGGGGNFRGGGGGRGGFGRGGGRGGFNKGQDQGPPEHVVLLGEFLHPCEDDIVCKCTTDENKVPYFNAPVYLENKEQIGKVDEIFGQLRDFYFSVKLSENMKASSFKKLQKFYIDPYKLLPLQRFLPRPPGEKGPPRGGGRGGRGGGRGGGGRGGRGGGFRGGRGGGGGGFRGRGGGGFRGRGH